One Pyxicephalus adspersus chromosome 3, UCB_Pads_2.0, whole genome shotgun sequence genomic window carries:
- the MBD3 gene encoding methyl-CpG-binding domain protein 3 isoform X2, whose amino-acid sequence MQSGGDCCGDYMNTSRSDHIAGTSRGPSGKKFRSKPQLARYLGNSMDLSTFDFRTGKMLMSKINKNRQRMRYDGLNQSKGKPDLNTALPVRQTASIFKQPVTKVTNHPTNKVKSDPQKAVDQPRQLFWEKKLAGLNAFDIAEELVKTMELPKGLQGVGPGCTDETLLSAIASALHTSTMPITGQLSAAVEKNPGVWLNTSQPLCKAFMVTDEDIRKQEELVQQVRKKLEEALMADMLAHVDEISKDMGPPLDKDLDDEDEDDDPRGQVAEDV is encoded by the exons ATGCAGAGCGGTGGGGACTGTTGTGGGGATTACATGAACACGAGCAGATCTGATCACATTGCAGGAACTTCCCGCGG cccCAGTGGGAAAAAGTTCCGCAGTAAACCTCAATTGGCACGATATCTTGGCAACTCGATGGATCTCAGCACTTTCGACTTTCGAACAGGAAAAATGTTGATGAGCAAAATAAATAAGAATAGACAGCGCATGCGGTATGATGGGCTGAACCAAtccaag ggcaaGCCTGATTTGAACACTGCCCTCCCAGTCAGGCAGACTGCATCCATTTTCAAGCAACCAGTAACCAAAGTGACCAACCATCCAACCAACAAAGTGAAAAGTGACCCACAGAAAGCAGTTGACCAGCCACGCCAG cttttttgggaaaaaaaactagcTGGATTAAATGCCTTCGACATAGCAGAAGAGCTAGTGAAAACTATGGAATTGCCAAAAGGACTACAGG GTGTTGGTCCTGGATGCACAGATGAAACTCTCTTGTCTGCCATTGCTAGTGCCCTGCACACAAGTACAATGCCAATAACTGGACAGCTTTCTGCTGCAGTGGAGAAGAATCCTGGAGTCTGGCTCAATACATCACAGCCCCTTTGCAAGGCATTTATGGTGACGGATGAAGACATAAG gaAACAAGAAGAACTTGTGCAGCAAGTTAGAAAAAAGCTGGAAGAGGCTCTTATGGCAGATATGCTAGCTCATGTGGATGAAATTTCAAAAGATATGGGTCCTCCTTTGGATAAAGATCTTGATGATGAAGATGAGGATGACGATCCCAGAGGACAAGTTGCAGAAGATGTATAA
- the MBD3 gene encoding methyl-CpG-binding domain protein 3 isoform X3 — MSYDSWSCGQVLTSLCPSGKKFRSKPQLARYLGNSMDLSTFDFRTGKMLMSKINKNRQRMRYDGLNQSKGKPDLNTALPVRQTASIFKQPVTKVTNHPTNKVKSDPQKAVDQPRQLFWEKKLAGLNAFDIAEELVKTMELPKGLQGVGPGCTDETLLSAIASALHTSTMPITGQLSAAVEKNPGVWLNTSQPLCKAFMVTDEDIRKQEELVQQVRKKLEEALMADMLAHVDEISKDMGPPLDKDLDDEDEDDDPRGQVAEDV; from the exons ATGTCATATGATTCTTGGAGTTGTGGACAAGTTTTAACTTCTTTGTG cccCAGTGGGAAAAAGTTCCGCAGTAAACCTCAATTGGCACGATATCTTGGCAACTCGATGGATCTCAGCACTTTCGACTTTCGAACAGGAAAAATGTTGATGAGCAAAATAAATAAGAATAGACAGCGCATGCGGTATGATGGGCTGAACCAAtccaag ggcaaGCCTGATTTGAACACTGCCCTCCCAGTCAGGCAGACTGCATCCATTTTCAAGCAACCAGTAACCAAAGTGACCAACCATCCAACCAACAAAGTGAAAAGTGACCCACAGAAAGCAGTTGACCAGCCACGCCAG cttttttgggaaaaaaaactagcTGGATTAAATGCCTTCGACATAGCAGAAGAGCTAGTGAAAACTATGGAATTGCCAAAAGGACTACAGG GTGTTGGTCCTGGATGCACAGATGAAACTCTCTTGTCTGCCATTGCTAGTGCCCTGCACACAAGTACAATGCCAATAACTGGACAGCTTTCTGCTGCAGTGGAGAAGAATCCTGGAGTCTGGCTCAATACATCACAGCCCCTTTGCAAGGCATTTATGGTGACGGATGAAGACATAAG gaAACAAGAAGAACTTGTGCAGCAAGTTAGAAAAAAGCTGGAAGAGGCTCTTATGGCAGATATGCTAGCTCATGTGGATGAAATTTCAAAAGATATGGGTCCTCCTTTGGATAAAGATCTTGATGATGAAGATGAGGATGACGATCCCAGAGGACAAGTTGCAGAAGATGTATAA
- the MBD3 gene encoding methyl-CpG-binding domain protein 3 isoform X1, with product MERKRWECSALPQGWKKEEVTRRSGLSAGKSDVYYYSPSGKKFRSKPQLARYLGNSMDLSTFDFRTGKMLMSKINKNRQRMRYDGLNQSKGKPDLNTALPVRQTASIFKQPVTKVTNHPTNKVKSDPQKAVDQPRQLFWEKKLAGLNAFDIAEELVKTMELPKGLQGVGPGCTDETLLSAIASALHTSTMPITGQLSAAVEKNPGVWLNTSQPLCKAFMVTDEDIRKQEELVQQVRKKLEEALMADMLAHVDEISKDMGPPLDKDLDDEDEDDDPRGQVAEDV from the exons ATGGAGAGGAAACGCTGGGAATGCTCGGCGCTGCCGCAGGGTTGGAAGAAAGAAGAGGTTACCCGTAGATCAGGGCTCTCCGCTGGGAAAAGCGATGTCTATTACTATAG cccCAGTGGGAAAAAGTTCCGCAGTAAACCTCAATTGGCACGATATCTTGGCAACTCGATGGATCTCAGCACTTTCGACTTTCGAACAGGAAAAATGTTGATGAGCAAAATAAATAAGAATAGACAGCGCATGCGGTATGATGGGCTGAACCAAtccaag ggcaaGCCTGATTTGAACACTGCCCTCCCAGTCAGGCAGACTGCATCCATTTTCAAGCAACCAGTAACCAAAGTGACCAACCATCCAACCAACAAAGTGAAAAGTGACCCACAGAAAGCAGTTGACCAGCCACGCCAG cttttttgggaaaaaaaactagcTGGATTAAATGCCTTCGACATAGCAGAAGAGCTAGTGAAAACTATGGAATTGCCAAAAGGACTACAGG GTGTTGGTCCTGGATGCACAGATGAAACTCTCTTGTCTGCCATTGCTAGTGCCCTGCACACAAGTACAATGCCAATAACTGGACAGCTTTCTGCTGCAGTGGAGAAGAATCCTGGAGTCTGGCTCAATACATCACAGCCCCTTTGCAAGGCATTTATGGTGACGGATGAAGACATAAG gaAACAAGAAGAACTTGTGCAGCAAGTTAGAAAAAAGCTGGAAGAGGCTCTTATGGCAGATATGCTAGCTCATGTGGATGAAATTTCAAAAGATATGGGTCCTCCTTTGGATAAAGATCTTGATGATGAAGATGAGGATGACGATCCCAGAGGACAAGTTGCAGAAGATGTATAA